The Pongo abelii isolate AG06213 chromosome 20, NHGRI_mPonAbe1-v2.0_pri, whole genome shotgun sequence genome window below encodes:
- the PGPEP1 gene encoding pyroglutamyl-peptidase 1 isoform X4, with the protein MATTVTLEKCGHNKGYKGLDNCRFCPGSQCCVEDGPESIDSIIDMDAVCKRVTTLGLDVSVTISQDAGRYLCDFTYYTSLYQSHGRSAFVHVPPLGKPYNADQLGRALRAIIEEMLDLLEQSEGKINYCHKH; encoded by the exons ATGGCGACCACAGTCACACTGGAGAAATGTGGACACAACAAGGGCTACAAGGGGCTGGACAACTGCCGCTTCTGCCCCGGCTCCCAGTGCTGCGTGGAGGACGGGCCTGAAAGCATTGACTCCATCATCGACATGGATGCTGTGTGCAAGCGAGTCACCACGTTGGGCCTGGATGTGTCGGTGACCATCTCGCAGGATGCCGGCAG ATATCTCTGCGACTTTACCTACTACACCTCTCTGTACCAGAGTCACGGTCGATCAGCCTTCGTCCACGTGCCCCCACTGGGGAAGCCATACAACGCGGACCAGCTGGGCAGGGCACTGAGGGCCATCATTGAGGAGATGCTGGACCTTCTGGAGCAGTCAGAGGGCAAAATCAACTATTGTCACAAACACTGA